GAGAATCCGCCTCCCCCGCCCGTATTCTCCGGGCCAAACGCGATGACCAAGGGAGTCTGGCAGCAGCGTCTCACACTCGGCCCTGGCGATGTGGTGAATTTCTCGTTTTATGGCCGGCCGGAGCTGACCCGCAACGATGTGGCCATCGAACCCGATGGTCGCATCAGTTACCTGCAAGTCCAGATGGTATTAACCAACGGCCTGACGCTTGATGAGTTGCGGGAGACCATGACGTCCAAGCTGGCACAGTTTTATCAGCGGCCACGTATTATCGTCACGCCGGGTGCGTTTAAGAGCAAGAAGTTCTGCGTGCTCGGCAAGGTTGTGAACAAAGGTGCTTACATTCTTGACCGGCCGATGACGGTGCTCGAAGCCGTAGCCCAGGCTGGCGGATTGGAGACCGGCCTTTTTCAACTGAATACGGTTGAACTTGCCGATTTGCCGCGCAGTTTTATTATCCGGCAGGGGCG
The sequence above is drawn from the Verrucomicrobiota bacterium genome and encodes:
- a CDS encoding polysaccharide biosynthesis/export family protein; this translates as MKTFLRAWMKVGLALLVAITSLYAGDEARALPVGENPPPPPVFSGPNAMTKGVWQQRLTLGPGDVVNFSFYGRPELTRNDVAIEPDGRISYLQVQMVLTNGLTLDELRETMTSKLAQFYQRPRIIVTPGAFKSKKFCVLGKVVNKGAYILDRPMTVLEAVAQAGGLETGLFQLNTVELADLPRSFIIRQGR